The Brasilonema sennae CENA114 genome includes a region encoding these proteins:
- a CDS encoding RES domain-containing protein → MVIITSPPSCLRKPRPKFYRLKKGTELLRIFRPDEFNTDALTFRFWGPLHRFDHHLGECSCVGVAQENNNTCGLWTEEILIPEKHFAAPACYKPLERKAWKDPERGIYYAAPAPLLSSCLVEVFGDTGCIEITDHQIAMITCTSRLKLLDVRGSGAMRAGANEATLAKTDKRGMSQAWSRYFYEQKEIYPDIQGIIYHNAHNGEEAIAIYESAKDLLTCLPESIYSLKHELFRGAILKAADENNLEVERYW, encoded by the coding sequence GTGGTAATAATAACATCCCCCCCTTCTTGCCTTCGCAAGCCGAGACCAAAATTTTATAGATTAAAAAAAGGAACAGAACTTTTAAGAATTTTTCGCCCCGACGAATTTAATACTGACGCCCTAACCTTTCGTTTTTGGGGTCCACTTCATCGCTTTGACCATCATTTGGGAGAGTGTTCCTGTGTTGGTGTTGCACAAGAGAATAATAATACTTGTGGGTTGTGGACAGAGGAGATACTTATCCCAGAAAAACATTTTGCTGCTCCTGCTTGCTATAAACCATTGGAACGCAAAGCATGGAAAGATCCAGAACGTGGGATATACTATGCTGCGCCTGCACCTTTACTTTCGAGCTGTTTAGTGGAAGTTTTTGGGGATACAGGCTGTATAGAAATTACTGACCACCAGATTGCTATGATCACTTGCACAAGTCGCTTAAAATTATTGGATGTACGTGGTTCGGGTGCAATGCGAGCTGGTGCGAATGAGGCAACATTAGCAAAGACAGACAAACGCGGTATGAGTCAAGCTTGGTCGCGCTACTTTTATGAACAAAAAGAAATATACCCTGACATTCAGGGGATTATTTACCACAATGCTCATAATGGTGAAGAGGCGATCGCAATTTATGAGTCTGCTAAAGATCTGCTCACCTGTCTACCAGAAAGCATTTACTCACTAAAACATGAATTGTTCCGGGGTGCAATTCTAAAAGCTGCAGACGAAAATAATCTTGAAGTGGAGCGTTATTGGTGA